The Acidicapsa acidisoli genome contains a region encoding:
- a CDS encoding YciI family protein, with translation MKYICLGYIEPGKFQGMTEDQQHAMLDECFEYDAHLRANGHFASGMALQPPETALTLYWKNGKVATTDGPYAETKEQLGGILVLEARDMNHAIQLISQHPGLRYGPWEIRPAADLNQMMQESEQRRRNETAR, from the coding sequence ATGAAATATATCTGTTTGGGATACATCGAGCCGGGGAAATTCCAGGGCATGACTGAGGACCAGCAGCACGCGATGCTCGATGAGTGTTTTGAATACGACGCCCATTTGCGCGCCAATGGGCATTTTGCTTCCGGAATGGCTCTTCAACCCCCGGAAACCGCGTTGACCCTGTACTGGAAGAACGGCAAAGTCGCAACTACCGACGGACCCTACGCGGAAACCAAGGAGCAACTTGGCGGCATTCTCGTTCTGGAGGCGCGGGATATGAACCATGCCATTCAGCTGATCTCGCAGCATCCGGGCCTGAGGTATGGGCCGTGGGAGATACGGCCGGCAGCCGATCTAAACCAGATGATGCAGGAGAGCGAGCAGCGACGGCGAAACGAAACCGCACGCTGA
- a CDS encoding RNA polymerase sigma factor, which translates to MSRTIETLYQSESGRILATLVRLLGDFDLAEEAMHEAFATALDAWRKAGIPDNPRPWLISTARFKAIDGMRRRARFDAAQTDLALNLEARINDGPQEEEIEDDRLRLIFTCCHPALAPEGQVALTLREVCGLTTEEVARAFLVNPATLAQRIVRAKAVIRDKAIPYQVPVSQELPARLGAVLLVVYLIFNEGYSAQSTHGALSREAIRLGRLILDLLPEPEVMGLLGLMLLQESRRAARSSPEGELILLDQQDRSVWNKDQIAEGISLTERALASRRFGAYTLQAAIAAVHAESPSAASTDWRQVRLLYDRLVHIQPSPVVELNRAVAVAMSEGPELGLRLIDDLLEREELANYHLAHSARADLCRRLGRIPEARASYEKALALVRQEPERRFLAGRLRELK; encoded by the coding sequence TTGAGCAGAACCATAGAGACGCTTTACCAGTCTGAATCGGGCCGGATTCTGGCTACGCTGGTGCGCCTCCTTGGCGATTTCGATCTCGCTGAAGAGGCCATGCACGAGGCCTTTGCTACTGCTTTGGACGCCTGGCGTAAGGCCGGTATACCAGACAACCCGCGCCCCTGGCTCATTTCAACCGCACGCTTCAAGGCCATTGACGGGATGCGCCGGAGGGCGCGCTTCGACGCCGCACAAACGGACCTCGCGCTCAACCTAGAGGCGCGCATCAACGATGGACCCCAGGAAGAGGAGATCGAGGACGACCGCCTCCGTCTCATCTTCACCTGCTGCCATCCCGCTCTGGCGCCGGAAGGACAAGTTGCTCTTACTCTGCGTGAAGTGTGCGGCCTGACAACAGAGGAGGTTGCTCGAGCATTTCTCGTTAATCCGGCGACGCTCGCGCAGCGCATCGTGCGCGCGAAGGCCGTCATCCGCGATAAGGCTATTCCTTACCAGGTGCCTGTATCGCAAGAATTACCGGCAAGGTTGGGAGCCGTACTTCTGGTCGTTTATCTGATCTTCAACGAGGGGTATTCGGCGCAATCGACACACGGCGCGCTGAGCCGCGAGGCAATCCGTCTGGGCAGACTGATCCTCGACCTTCTTCCGGAACCGGAGGTGATGGGTTTGTTGGGGCTTATGCTGTTGCAGGAGTCGCGCCGTGCGGCCCGGAGTTCCCCGGAAGGCGAGTTGATCCTGCTGGATCAGCAGGATCGCTCCGTTTGGAACAAGGACCAGATCGCTGAAGGCATCTCTCTCACCGAGCGCGCTCTTGCGTCGAGGCGTTTCGGTGCGTACACCCTTCAAGCCGCCATTGCCGCAGTCCACGCCGAGTCTCCCTCGGCAGCATCGACGGATTGGCGCCAAGTCCGGCTGCTCTACGACCGGCTGGTTCATATTCAACCTTCTCCGGTCGTCGAACTCAACCGTGCAGTTGCCGTCGCAATGTCCGAGGGGCCGGAACTGGGTCTTCGTCTCATCGATGACTTGCTGGAACGCGAGGAACTCGCCAACTATCACCTCGCACACTCTGCCCGTGCGGATTTGTGTCGCAGGCTGGGGCGAATTCCCGAGGCGCGCGCTTCGTATGAGAAGGCGCTGGCCCTTGTCCGACAAGAGCCAGAACGCCGTTTTCTCGCGGGACGGCTGCGGGAATTGAAATAA